A window of the Sabethes cyaneus chromosome 1, idSabCyanKW18_F2, whole genome shotgun sequence genome harbors these coding sequences:
- the LOC128745375 gene encoding nucleoporin Nup43 — translation MLSEVSKVNSTFISEKVSRIRWIPEQYDESSSFITTSWDLDVNNVKVWKLFRNDYATEDENEFIPRCTAEICFAGDISGLEFVDERNVVVSSTEGYVSLIALDREREEDNLQERHRFSNLHRFDTFSSMNRAPCTALSVHDTDVASVGEDGRLNILSTVGQKVLRTVSNADSCTLSCVAFLNPKEVLTGNRLGIIKCFDIRAESDKPTASFAISCEEEKRSNSVTCLTYHPTQRHIILAGSEEGSITVWDLRHKQFPASYLKAHEQAITELAFHKTEPSRLYSASEGGELWQWNQNTLSSTAAAGGLLNASSITGNAGLDSTETNNPWLNGERAKNKINVTSLLSGIRKAINSFDSCRSKVVCGGDNEAIYLVENLN, via the exons ATGCTTTCGGAAGTAAGTAAAGTGAACAGCACTTTTATCTCCGAGAAAGTGTCGCGCATCCGCTGGATTCCGGAACAGTACGATGAGTCCAGTTCATTCATCACTACTAGCTGGGATCTAGATGTGAATAACGTAAAGGTATGGAAACTGTTTAGGAACGATTATGCCACTGAGGACGAAAACGAGTTCATTCCTCGATGTACGGCCGAAATATGCTTCGCCGGAGATATTAGTGGACTAGAGTTCGTCGACGAGCGTAATGTGGTTGTATCTAGCACGGAAGGATACGTGAGCTTGATCGCCCTGGATCGAGAACGCGAAGAAGACAATCTACAAGAACGGCACCGTTTCTCCAACCTGCATAGGTTCGATACGTTCAGCAGTATGAACAGGGCCCCATGTACAGCACTATCCGTACATGATACGGATGTTGCTTCGGTAGGAGAAGACGGACGGTTAAATATATTGTCTACGGTGGGACAAAAGGTCCTCAGGACCGTTTCAAACGCTGACAGTTGTACTCTAAGTTGTGTTGCCTTTCTAAATCCGAAAGAGGTTCTGACCGGAAATAGGCTCGGCATTATTAAATGCTTTGATATAAGAGCTGAAAGCGATAAACCGACAGCAAGCTTTGCTATTTCCTgcgaagaggaaaaacgatCGAACTCAGTCACCTGCCTAACGTACCATCCGACCCAACGTCACATC ATTCTGGCTGGCAGTGAAGAAGGCTCGATAACTGTTTGGGACCTTCGGCACAAGCAGTTTCCTGCTTCTTATCTAAAAGCTCACGAGCAAGCCATCACTGAACTAGCTTTCCACAAAACCGAACCTTCCCGGCTATACTCCGCATCTGAAGGTGGAGAACTTTGGCAGTGGAATCAGAATACTCTATCATCGACGGCTGCAGCTGGCGGATTATTAAATGCTTCGTCAATCACTGGCAATGCAGGATTAGATTCAACGGAGACCAATAATCCTTGGTTGAACGGAGAACGTGCTAAGAATAAAATCAACGTCACGTCCCTGCTAAGTGGAATTAGAAAAGCTATCAATTCATTCGATTCCTGCCGGTCGAAGGTGGTATGCGGGGGAGATAATGAAGCTATTTATTTGGTGGAAAACTTGAATTAA